Part of the Thunnus albacares chromosome 11, fThuAlb1.1, whole genome shotgun sequence genome, AGAAGGTTTCCGAGTCCTCGGAGTCGTTCTCGGTGGTTCCCTCGCTGGAGGGTCCGGAGGGGTTCCTGGGGCTGCGTGGCCCCCGAGGGCCGGACCCTGGGCCTTTAACCCCTTTGTGGGGCAGCTGCCTCAGCAGGGAGCCTGGGGAGGGAGCCCCGGAGCTGCAAGGGGAGCAGAAAGGCATCATGGTAGCCAGAATGAGAGCCAGGCAGTCAGCCACCTCTCTGCTAGGAGCGCAAGCCAGAGCAGGGGTCAGACCtgaggtagagagacagagagaaagagggagagagagagagagagagagagagaggaggggaagggaCGGGACAGAAGCaaaagggaggaaagaggaggagagcgaGACGTAGACATGGAGGAAGCGGGGAAGGCGAAGCAGAAGACAAAGGAGGGATGGAGCAGCATTCCATTAGTGTTCAGCCAGCTGACACGGTATGCAAACAGAGACATTGGGGGGGGGTACACAGAGCTCACAGGGACAACCACAGCTGAAACACATCGctacacaacaaatacattcaATAACTTCTGTATTGACACATGGCAGGCAAACAAGAAGCTTGTATACAGTTTAAACCAGGGTTCCCACTGTCGCCTGAGGTGAAACTCCACGTcttcatgacttttttttataatttagtCATGAAAAGAAATCATACAGAGCGCATCCATGACCTGAAAATGTTATTCCCTCCAGGTCCACTGAGAACACCTTTAAAAAGGGATAAACAGAATCAGCTTCTAATGTGATGACTCAGCAAACCATAAAGTGTCCAATGATATTCCCCAGTCTGCCAAGAGAAATAAATCTCTGACTTCCCTCGTGTGGAATATTCCTTTCTGAACTCTACGATCAGCGGGAACCCTGTTAAAAGATGAATCCAACTGCAGCAACACACGCAAAATCACATTATAACGATCTATTAGTAAAGTAGAGTTCATGCTGGAACtcagagaaaaaacattcatgcCGACCGCGACATAGCATGCAGATAAGAGCCTCCATAGATCAGATCAGACCAGATCAGACCAGACCAGGTTCGTCCTACCGTTCTCATCCACCGTCTGAACGTTGGCTCCTCGGGACAGCAGCTCCTGGACCGCCTGCTTCAGACCGCTACGAGCTGCCAGGTGGAGAGGACTGACAGACGCACAGAGACACCAGCTTTATAAAAGtaatgtcaaaaaatatcaTCATAACATATTGTATCTCTCCTCTTCTACCTGCTctaaatcccccccccccccccccaatatcATACACCCTTAGATAAATAATTTGTCCCGACAACTCAAATTTGTCAATGTTAACTATTATTATTGAATCATGTACTTTGTATAGAGAGATAACAGTGTTAAGAGGGAAAATATATGATTATACATTCTTTACACGGATCAAATTACATTTATGTGTTTGGACAATTTTTCTTGTCTGTGGACAGAGATTTCAGATACTAACGTTTGCAGCGCTGCGTTTGTTGCATTTATGAGCACCGAGTCAGGCAGCTTCTCCAGGATCAACAACGCACAGTCTTCTTTTCCCTGTGAGAAGAAGACATCAGGTTACAGTCAAGTTCTACCAGCTCAGATAAACGATCCCAGGCGCCACATAAAGTCCTGAGCCCACGTTCAGCAAAGTTCTGGAAACTACACTTCGAAATGCTCGAAAGAATCAATTTAGGAGTGAAAATGTTCTTTGCTGAAAGTACAGTAATCACATGATTAATCACATCCAGGCTCGGAGAGAGGAAGAGCCAATCAAAAACAACTATTTCACCTCTGTTTGCCCCgttgttctttctttttaaaaatgtgttttctctctgtgtgaaaTTCTTGAAAAGCTTTCagaatttagtttttgttttttttaaatcgaaTTTGTGTCATCTTGACATTTCCACCTTTACAACACATTAACAACACGTAGCCTGCAACCATTACTGTAATAGACGTCCGCAGTTTGATTCCAGCActggacctttgttgcatgtcacctcctcatctctctctccccttcgTTTCTTGTCTACTCTCTACTGTCGCCATGATAAAGGCTTCAAAATGCCCCCAAACACACTAAACACGACCCCAACTGAAAGCTCCAAAACTTGAAGTCCCTCTGAGCAGATGTGTGAAGCCCCCTAGAGGACACTTACATTACTGCAAGCTAGATGCAGGGCGGTGTTGCCATCTTTGTCCATCAGACTGAGGTTGGCACCGGCGCTGGTCAACAGCACCTCTGGAGCACAAGACAGAATCAGCATCatgtcagaacacacacacacacacacacacatctagtATGTCTAATTACACCTAGAgccaaatgttaaaaaaaacaacaacataaacacactaGCAGCCGAGTAAACAATCTACATACCGAGGGCCCCGATCCTGCCCTTGTCAGCCGCCATCATCAGTGCGGTGCGACCTGATTGGTCTACAGCATCAACAGGTGCATCGTGGGAAAGGAGCAGCTGGACACAGTCGACGTGACCCGAGAATGCTGCAGCGTGGAGAGGAGTCCTGCAGGAGGGAGCGAGAGGAgggaatgaaaacagaagatgCAGCAGAGCAGTGACGGTACTGTGGTGTCAATTAACtgtacctgcacacacacacacacacacacacacacacacacacacacatgtctcACCTGTCTTTTGCGTCCTTACAGCCAGCGATGTCTGATCCCATCGCCTCCAGCAGAAGAGATGCACAGGGCTCATGGTCATTCACCCTGTTAgtttaaatataaacacaggaTTTCACTGACTGATATCAGCTGTCGAAAACGAAGAAAAATGAGGAGCACAAACTTTATTCCTGCTGTTCAATGTCCAGAGGATCACAACATTAGATAATGCTCATTTATTATTgctaatatatttattttatctcatcaTTTGTCTATTATATGCAGTTTCAATACTAAAACAGGAGGAATACTGGAACATGATTATCAGctcttttggcatttttctatTTCTCCTACGTTTTTGAAAGCATATTCTGAGCTGATCGCTGTTAAGTGTTTTGTCCTTTGGCAGCAATTTTAAATATGTAGAAACTGTTGCAACAGTTTGTAGTTGATTaccaaacagaaaattaatcagcagcaaTTTCGCAgatcgattaatcatttcaatcattaaacaaaaatcCCAAACAACTGCTGGATCCAGCGTCAGAAATGTGAGCAATCGCAGCTTTTTGTCACCGTTTAGACTTTTaatccaacaaaacaaacaatgtgaaGATGTAGTAATAGTACTAAAGAGAATAACAGctggtaataaaaataaacatgacttGCAGCCCTTTCAAAGAGTGAAAAAACAGTGAGCAGTAATAAAGCTTCATGTGACTTACACAGCACAGTGCAGAGGAGTGAAGGGGTTCCCATCAATACAGCGGCAACCTTTCTGCTCCAGCAGAACCTCCACACACCCCTCATgacctacagacacacacatatatagagtCAAGTCTAGATTGATCTAAATCACCATCACACTTAATACCAACGCAAGTATCAACACGGTGTTCGATAATAACTTATAAACCAATCAGAAAAAGATAAATCCATAAAACAAGTGATTACCAGTCTACATAAGATAACACTGACCGTAGTAGCAGGCCCAGTGCAGCGGCGTGTACCCGCTCTGGTCTCTGAGGGGGGGCAGGGAGGGCGGCTCGGAGCAGGCGATGCTCAGCAGCTCGCTCAGCCAGGAGGCGTGGCCTCGGGCTGCGGCCAGGTGGATGGCCGTGCGACCCCGCGAGTCGCCGAGCAACACCGAGGCTTCCTGCTCCAACAGACACTGAATACACTCCTCCTGAccacacagcagctgcagcacagagggTGTGTTTAGATTAGACCAGCAGTACTGCTTCATGTGCATGAACTCGCGACTCGAAACTATGTGATTGATAATCCATTACAGTGAACACTTAGTCATCTAAATGTATCTGTCAAACTGTTTATGTCTTCCATGATGTGTGTAGTGGAATTAATGGAGACTCACTCTctagaaaaacaggaaatttatttaaaagcttatgaaatgttttgaaatatgAGCAGCACTCATGTGAAGTTTCAACAATTTGTAGTTAAGAGGCTAAAAGAAGTACTTGAGAGTACTTTAGATTGGTATTGAGAGTATTGATCGATTATAGTATAAAACATTAAGGACATGTTAATTTACAATTAAGCAGATATTTACAGTTtacaaatgtgttaaaattgTGAAATCTACATCACAATAAATTGTGAcgatatatatattaataactGATAATTATACAGGAGTCAGATTAATTGGAAATTGTAATTTGAGTAACTTCAGGTTGGTAAGAGGTCCATAATGTCAGTGATTTGATAAATATGGTTTACTGTCCAGCTCAGATgttcacatcataaaacattggTATTTTCTGTACAGGTTTCCAATAATTATAGACTTTCACTTATTCTGTCTTTTAGTGATGAATTAATAATCTAAATTTCAACATGGAATTGCAGCTTTTAAATTCGGCTTTTTGTTAAtctgtttattgatctgtttATTTATCATATTCCATCTCACAGTCCTGTTTTCCCTCTTCAGTCTAAAGACAACCTTCAATCCACTGAGCAGTCGCTGTCTTTAAACTACAGTCATCATGAAATGGACACAAATGAGCTGTGAGATAAAATATGATGAGCAGACAGATATTATAGACATGTCAGTAAATGGATATATTTAGCTATAATCCAAATATTAATAAGGTATCATCTAAATTCTAATGTtacagcaacttttttttttaaatcttaccCCGAGGTGCAGCGCAGTGAGGCCGTGGTTATCGGGCACATTGACGTTGGCTTCCCTCTCCAGCAGCAGCGACACGGCGTCAACGTGACCTCCCGCCACTGCCAGCATCAGAGGAGTCCTGCAGACGACGCGGcgtgagagaaagacaagacaGGAAGCGTTTAAAGAGGACGAAGCGAAATCAGCAAACACATGGTtaaggaaacacacaaacaagaggTGGGGGGGACACAAAAGAGAAATCACTCACTGTCCCTGAGAGTCAGCAACGTCTACCATGTCTGCACTGTCGGATTCATCCAGCAGGAGGCGCACACACGTCGTATGACCGTTCATCACTGGAGGGAGCGAGAAACAAAGCGACAGGGATGTTTATTAATAGTCAGCTAGATGACACATCAGCTTAGTGGGACTGTTTATTTGAGTTTGGGTTGAGGAAAGAGATATGCccaaaagtaaaaacaacattacaCTCCTACGTGATTGCTGAACATCATATTCCAAAACCTTGCTCATTAATATGCTGATATAACCTCCATTCTTCTGGCTTTCCACAAAATTTTGGGACCTAGTTGCAGGGATTTACTCCCGTTCAGCCATTAGTGAGATCAGGCGCTAATATTACAGGTGTCAGCGGCCcggttcatcccaaaggtgtcagctggggttgaggtcagggctctgtgcaggcagGTCCGAGCTCTTCCgaaccaaactgggaaaacccATTTATATACAAACCCGGCTTTGTCCGCATACTTTTGTCCATATAGTGTAAAACAGCTGCTACAATCCAGATTTAAATGTAATCAAAGTACCAGACACATGTTgtgacagagacacaaaaagaaaacaacaaaaaacaattccATCAAGGTGATATTGAAACTGAAGCCCACCTGCCAGGTGTACGGGTGTGCGTCCGTATTGTGTGTCGGTGCTGCGCGGTGACGCCCCCTGGCTGAGGAGGGTGTGAACGCAGTCAGAGTGGCCTCGGAGGGCAGCCAGGGCCAAGGGGGTCCTCCCTGCCTCGTCCCCCTGGtccacctccctctccccctgCAGCAGCACCTCCAGGGCCTGAGCGTGGCCGTGGTACGCCTGCAGAGACAGACGCTCACAAATCAGCCACAGATGCACACAATCGCACATATATTGTATAACATTGCATCAGCATGTTATAGGTAATAAAAGCTTGATTAGCTGATTAATTTGCACACAAATAAGGAAGCACAGCAATTAAATTAGAGTCTTATTGTCATAGTTTTAGCCGTTGTTTTTATCAGCTTTGATGACGTTGTACAGATCTACAGTACATTGCTACCAATCAGACAGCATGGCGATCTGATCAAGCcaacagtttagccagattaCTTAAATCTTATTCTGAGGTGAAACCAAAAATGAGTGGACCTGAAATGACTTTAACCATCCCTCATAACACAGaaaaactgtgcacacactATGGCAAGCACAGTAGGTCAAAGCTAAACCAGGTATTTGGTCCATAAACtctgatggatgtttacaacagacagcctttattttctctttcaaatacAAGTTATAttaaaacctgtctgatcgtctgattgtttgtgtttttgctccATCTGACTTCTTTTAAGAGATGTTACAAggttcccagatctcagctaTCAGCttagtgagtaaaatgttatatCTAATTAATTGTGTTCCTGAGacaatacacaatacacaatagAGAGGAGCTCAATATTACCTGAATACTTTTTAGTGAAATATGTCTGTAGCACAGAGTTAGAAAGCTGATTCATAATGTTGTCACTTATTTTCTGATCAGATTTAAAGCTGAATTACTACTACGTTATTTAGTCAAGGTTCCTGTACTACTGATCTGCTTAGACAACGTTTAACTTTGACAAATATAAATATGCTttacatttaacaaaagaagccaGAGTAAGGTACTGAAAGaagtattgttttggtttgggtACAAATGATAGTAGTATCAAACAATAAATTTCATGAAGACATCATgctgtcttttgtgtgtgtgtgtgtgagactcaCAGCGAGGTGCAGGGGGCTCCTGGCGTTCAGGGATTCGGGGTCGTCTTGGTGACTGTCGTCTCtgtccagcagctgcaggtcaCAATGACACACATCAGCACATTTCCTTCCAAAACCAACACCAAGCCTGCAGTCAGTTTACTTACCGACAGTCGACCCGTATACTGTATCAAACTCAAATGGCACTAGTTTTGCTTTGAAAAACTTCGACGAATCAGAGCCAACAATGAAACAAGAGACACCAGAAACCTGGAATGTCGTTGCGTGGTGTGCAGTGAAAATATGATCAGGCAACAGATGGAGAAAACGCCTGGAGTCACTATCCAACAATATAACTGTTTCCTCCACATAGCCTCAGAATATCACAGACCTCAGCATGtggtgagtgtatgtatgtatgtgtgtgtgtgtgtgtgtgtgtgtgtgtgtttgtgagtgtgtaaacTGACCAGTTCCAGACAGTGCCTGTGTCCGTAGGCAGCAGCGTAGTGGACAGGACTGTAGCCCTGTTTGTCTTTCAGTGAGGCCGTCGCTCCACTCTGCAGCAAGAACTCCAAACATCtggaaaacaacacaacaccTCACTTGTCACTTAAGATGGCAACTCACTCAACGCCACTAGTGAGCACTGAACGAGATCAGGATTTCAAGGTATGATTGTTGAGAACTCAATGCAGACTGAAACCAAACGTGTCACATATTAGGCAGAagagtgtgtgtggctgttAACGGGCTGGTTGATTTCTGGAAGTGCATGCAAAAGTTATCCAAACAGAAGACAGagtttgtgtatatatgtgtttttgtccatTTCCTGTCTTTACACTGAGTGTTAACTGTTATCTGAAATCCCTCTGTGGCCGTCTCACCACCAAACcacaatttatttaaatttctttttgcAGCTGTGAGTAGTTTTTTGCACTGCATAGTGTATAGTAACAGCGAACTCAAAGATCCAGGATTTTGATAAGTTCGTTTGTTTCTCAAGTGAAaagttatttcattatttaaaaaaaaaacaacctcccaatcaattttaaaaaggtttgGAGTCCCATTAACAAAAAAACCTACTCCAGTTGCTCAGATAGTTTTTcgtttattttattgattcattttagTTAGTTATtctttaacttttattatgattatgaaatCAGCATTATATGAATTATTGTAAAGGAGGCTAATTtaatttctctttaaaaataaataagaccAAGTCAGTACACATAATGTCTCGACTACACTTCATTTTGTCACCATTGTGTgaacacaatacacactcaaCTTTTCTTAgaatgagtatgtgtgtattagtgtggaCTCACAGTGccgcctctttctctctctccgcctGAACTCCTTCACTCTCTGACTCCAGAGCCACACGACGCCTGTGGAGGGGTGAAAGCAGGAGGTAGGATGACATACAAGAGGATAAAAACATGATCACACTCAAACAACAGCCTCTTTCATGTGGTGGTACCTACTAATGCCAACAAGTAAGTGGATAACTACTGTATGTTCTGTGCACTGCGTCGTCAACTGTGGGGCTGCCAGTCCTGGAGGCTGTGCATAACTACCACCAGCGCTACCTCAGTATCACCTCCcgttaccatggaaacagagAGGTGTGGACCATCAGGTTTCTAAATCCAGTAACAGTAGACAGCTACCCTGCTTTTCAGTTTAACACCAGGGAAACGGTGTGAGGAGGAGCAGTCTCTAGATTTCCACTTCCTCTCCTCATCAGACGGTGAATAATGTGAGAGGATCTGAAGGATTCTTATTTCAACTTTTCCTCTCATACAGTTTAGAAACAACAAATGAGAAGGACTGGAGGAGCCTGTGCGTTTCCTGGTTTCTCACCTCCTGTCCAAGTCTGAGGCGGCAGCATAGTGCAGGGCGGAGCGCCCCCACTGGTCAGTGGCGTTGATGGCGGTGCCACAAGCCACCAGAGTCTCCAGACACTGATAGTGGCGGCTGGCGGCCGCATAGTGGAGGGGAGTCCTGGGAAataacaaagacagagagagagcaagtcAAGCAAACAGATCACACAACACCTGTAGTGTATATGAGGATTTACATGGCCTAAAGTATGTGGACAGCCGAAAAAAGGTTTGTATCAAGTCAGGAACACTTTGGAACAGTTTTTGCTCATTGTAATCATTTCTGTACATACTGCCCAATGAGATGTTCCTTCctaatgtgttttttcaatggaagtgatgggtgtcaaaatccacagtcctcattctgtgcaaaaatgcattcaaatgtttatctgaagttatGAGGTTTCAACACTCTGAGTTAGAAAAATCAAGCTGTTGCTGTCTTTTTATTACAAAATTCCTACTTTGTTTCCATAGTCAGTTCTCCTGCTGAGTGGCGGTGGAGGCAtagaaacacaaagagtgaaTTTAGTATTGAAAACATTGCAACTTTGGAAGATATTAACTTGATTTGTAACACTGACTGCTcgtattagcttcagataaattgGAATGTATTTTAACACAGAACACTgtgctgtggattttggcccccatcacttaccaTAGAAGTGCATCGGGATGGGATCACTTCATGACCAAagttaaaagcacatttttgtctaaaatatcattgcATGCTGCCGCAGTAAGGTTTCCCTCACCTAGCAGGCCTAGCCCCAAAACATGTGGACAGAGTTTCCTTGTGCAAATTTTAATGCGATTGTTCTCGAAGGTTTCAGAGAACTGCAGTGAGTCAGAAACAGAATCATCAATGGATTGGTCATATCTGGCC contains:
- the ankrd44 gene encoding serine/threonine-protein phosphatase 6 regulatory ankyrin repeat subunit B isoform X2 gives rise to the protein MAVLKLADQPPLIQAIFSGDPEEIRMLIYKSEDINALDTEKRTPLHAAAFLGDAEITELLILSGARVNAKDNMWLTPLHRAVASRSEEAVRVLIRHSADVNARDKNWQTPLHVAAANNALRCAEVIIPLLSSVNVSDRGGRTALHHAALNGHTEMVNLLLAKGANINAFDKKDGRALHWAAFMGHLDVVCLLVSQGAEISCKDKRGYTPLHTAASSGQIAVVKHLLNLSVEIDESNAFGNTALHVACFNGQDAVVSELIDYGANVSQPNNKGFTPLHFAAASTHGALCLEFLVNNGADVNVQSRDGKSPLHMTAVHGRFTRSQTLIQNGGEIDSVDKDGNTPLHIAARYGHELLINTLITSGADCTRRGVHGMFPLHLAALNAHSDCCRKLLSSGFQIDTPDSLGRTCLHAAAAGGNVECVKLLLSSGGDHNRRDNCGRTPLHYAAASRHYQCLETLVACGTAINATDQWGRSALHYAAASDLDRRRRVALESESEGVQAEREKEAALCLEFLLQSGATASLKDKQGYSPVHYAAAYGHRHCLELLLDRDDSHQDDPESLNARSPLHLAAYHGHAQALEVLLQGEREVDQGDEAGRTPLALAALRGHSDCVHTLLSQGASPRSTDTQYGRTPVHLAVMNGHTTCVRLLLDESDSADMVDVADSQGQTPLMLAVAGGHVDAVSLLLEREANVNVPDNHGLTALHLGLLCGQEECIQCLLEQEASVLLGDSRGRTAIHLAAARGHASWLSELLSIACSEPPSLPPLRDQSGYTPLHWACYYGHEGCVEVLLEQKGCRCIDGNPFTPLHCAVVNDHEPCASLLLEAMGSDIAGCKDAKDRTPLHAAAFSGHVDCVQLLLSHDAPVDAVDQSGRTALMMAADKGRIGALEVLLTSAGANLSLMDKDGNTALHLACSNGKEDCALLILEKLPDSVLINATNAALQTPLHLAARSGLKQAVQELLSRGANVQTVDENGLTPALACAPSREVADCLALILATMMPFCSPCSSGAPSPGSLLRQLPHKGVKGPGSGPRGPRSPRNPSGPSSEGTTENDSEDSETF
- the ankrd44 gene encoding serine/threonine-protein phosphatase 6 regulatory ankyrin repeat subunit B isoform X3 yields the protein MAVLKLADQPPLIQAIFSGDPEEIRMLIYKSEDINALDTEKRTPLHAAAFLGDAEITELLILSGARVNAKDNMWLTPLHRAVASRSEEAVRVLIRHSADVNARDKNWQTPLHVAAANNALRCAEVIIPLLSSVNVSDRGGRTALHHAALNGHTEMVNLLLAKGANINAFDKKDGRALHWAAFMGHLDVVCLLVSQGAEISCKDKRGYTPLHTAASSGQIAVVKHLLNLSVEIDESNAFGNTALHVACFNGQDAVVSELIDYGANVSQPNNKGFTPLHFAAASTHGALCLEFLVNNGADVNVQSRDGKSPLHMTAVHGRFTRSQTLIQNGGEIDSVDKDGNTPLHIAARYGHELLINTLITSGADCTRRGVHGMFPLHLAALNAHSDCCRKLLSSGRRFSIMCNDSVLSAGFQIDTPDSLGRTCLHAAAAGGNVECVKLLLSSGGDHNRRDNCGRTPLHYAAASRHYQCLETLVACGTAINATDQWGRSALHYAAASDLDRRRRVALESESEGVQAEREKEAALCLEFLLQSGATASLKDKQGYSPVHYAAAYGHRHCLELLLDRDDSHQDDPESLNARSPLHLAAYHGHAQALEVLLQGEREVDQGDEAGRTPLALAALRGHSDCVHTLLSQGASPRSTDTQYGRTPVHLAVMNGHTTCVRLLLDESDSADMVDVADSQGQTPLMLAVAGGHVDAVSLLLEREANVNVPDNHGLTALHLGLLCGQEECIQCLLEQEASVLLGDSRGRTAIHLAAARGHASWLSELLSIACSEPPSLPPLRDQSGYTPLHWACYYGHEGCVEVLLEQKGCRCIDGNPFTPLHCAVVNDHEPCASLLLEAMGSDIAGCKDAKDRTPLHAAAFSGHVDCVQLLLSHDAPVDAVDQSGRTALMMAADKGRIGALEVLLTSAGANLSLMDKDGNTALHLACSNGKEDCALLILEKLPDSVLINATNAALQTPLHLAARSGLKQAVQELLSRGANVQTVDENAPGLPPQAPC
- the ankrd44 gene encoding serine/threonine-protein phosphatase 6 regulatory ankyrin repeat subunit B isoform X1, giving the protein MAVLKLADQPPLIQAIFSGDPEEIRMLIYKSEDINALDTEKRTPLHAAAFLGDAEITELLILSGARVNAKDNMWLTPLHRAVASRSEEAVRVLIRHSADVNARDKNWQTPLHVAAANNALRCAEVIIPLLSSVNVSDRGGRTALHHAALNGHTEMVNLLLAKGANINAFDKKDGRALHWAAFMGHLDVVCLLVSQGAEISCKDKRGYTPLHTAASSGQIAVVKHLLNLSVEIDESNAFGNTALHVACFNGQDAVVSELIDYGANVSQPNNKGFTPLHFAAASTHGALCLEFLVNNGADVNVQSRDGKSPLHMTAVHGRFTRSQTLIQNGGEIDSVDKDGNTPLHIAARYGHELLINTLITSGADCTRRGVHGMFPLHLAALNAHSDCCRKLLSSGRRFSIMCNDSVLSAGFQIDTPDSLGRTCLHAAAAGGNVECVKLLLSSGGDHNRRDNCGRTPLHYAAASRHYQCLETLVACGTAINATDQWGRSALHYAAASDLDRRRRVALESESEGVQAEREKEAALCLEFLLQSGATASLKDKQGYSPVHYAAAYGHRHCLELLLDRDDSHQDDPESLNARSPLHLAAYHGHAQALEVLLQGEREVDQGDEAGRTPLALAALRGHSDCVHTLLSQGASPRSTDTQYGRTPVHLAVMNGHTTCVRLLLDESDSADMVDVADSQGQTPLMLAVAGGHVDAVSLLLEREANVNVPDNHGLTALHLGLLCGQEECIQCLLEQEASVLLGDSRGRTAIHLAAARGHASWLSELLSIACSEPPSLPPLRDQSGYTPLHWACYYGHEGCVEVLLEQKGCRCIDGNPFTPLHCAVVNDHEPCASLLLEAMGSDIAGCKDAKDRTPLHAAAFSGHVDCVQLLLSHDAPVDAVDQSGRTALMMAADKGRIGALEVLLTSAGANLSLMDKDGNTALHLACSNGKEDCALLILEKLPDSVLINATNAALQTPLHLAARSGLKQAVQELLSRGANVQTVDENGLTPALACAPSREVADCLALILATMMPFCSPCSSGAPSPGSLLRQLPHKGVKGPGSGPRGPRSPRNPSGPSSEGTTENDSEDSETF